The Cupriavidus sp. EM10 genome includes a region encoding these proteins:
- a CDS encoding TnsD family Tn7-like transposition protein: MLLDSIGVALPHDPFEAASSLATHVIGSLPYIRYGGFERDADLAYGTVTVALAQLAAFASGFFGTADDILAQRTLTNYCTFQMMPPMREAFRQRVKTGQGVIRPSGRAPWMIATYPGNLVCPVCEPAAWHEYGTRAIFWPHRAPMVRACWRHGVQLVPMASGPEPNYPAECVREAGPAQSQFARDTVMLCQLGADCGQAAIGFEAQLAAAGVLRENGTYATAQFCRSFRTFCKHALDAPALQGVFDRPLFGQNVLHWVRCSGERYIAPLLLVLLLGWLRLAARSTAVSPLPAPAHPRRGRIIKRETSGWAGRYSVTPLSVDGRKHYGKADIERLLRAHCTYLQIATLCRMRPRAVHQFIADAGLRPLAVATRFAERRAAARRAWQSACQRHPGGSQRAIRKLEPRAYGWLVTNDKAWLLQQHQKTEAAKGWRRALLPTAGSAATIAEQVRQAGRTLSAASRTGRCSKAGLCRALGVTPYLLERWRSASPLIATAIKRALEGDA; this comes from the coding sequence GTGCTATTGGACAGTATTGGTGTTGCTTTGCCCCATGATCCCTTCGAAGCCGCATCGAGCCTCGCCACGCATGTAATAGGCAGCCTGCCGTATATCCGATATGGAGGATTCGAACGAGATGCCGATCTCGCCTATGGCACCGTCACCGTTGCGTTGGCACAATTGGCCGCCTTCGCGTCCGGATTCTTCGGGACTGCCGACGACATTTTGGCGCAGCGTACGCTCACCAACTATTGCACGTTCCAAATGATGCCGCCAATGCGCGAGGCGTTCCGGCAGCGCGTTAAGACGGGACAGGGCGTTATCCGACCATCGGGTCGCGCGCCGTGGATGATCGCGACCTATCCGGGCAATCTGGTTTGCCCCGTGTGCGAGCCCGCAGCATGGCATGAGTATGGCACGCGCGCCATCTTCTGGCCGCATCGTGCACCGATGGTGCGGGCCTGCTGGCGTCATGGCGTTCAACTCGTCCCGATGGCCTCTGGCCCCGAACCCAACTATCCGGCCGAGTGCGTGCGCGAGGCCGGCCCGGCGCAATCGCAATTCGCGCGGGACACGGTAATGCTGTGCCAGCTCGGGGCGGATTGCGGACAAGCGGCGATAGGGTTCGAGGCACAACTCGCCGCGGCTGGCGTCCTGCGGGAAAACGGCACCTATGCCACGGCTCAGTTCTGTCGCAGCTTCCGCACGTTCTGCAAACACGCGCTCGATGCCCCGGCACTGCAGGGCGTGTTCGACCGCCCGTTGTTCGGACAGAACGTCCTCCACTGGGTCCGCTGCAGCGGGGAACGCTATATTGCGCCGTTGCTGCTCGTGCTGCTGCTGGGCTGGCTGCGTCTGGCGGCGCGCTCGACTGCGGTCAGCCCGTTGCCTGCGCCGGCACACCCGCGACGTGGTCGGATCATTAAACGAGAGACAAGCGGGTGGGCCGGGCGCTACAGCGTGACGCCATTGTCTGTGGACGGCCGCAAACACTATGGCAAGGCGGATATCGAACGCCTGCTACGCGCTCACTGCACCTATCTGCAAATCGCGACGCTCTGCCGGATGAGGCCGCGGGCCGTGCACCAGTTTATTGCTGATGCAGGACTGCGGCCGCTCGCGGTAGCGACGCGTTTCGCCGAGCGACGCGCCGCAGCGCGTCGTGCCTGGCAGAGCGCTTGCCAGCGCCATCCCGGCGGCTCCCAACGTGCCATCCGCAAGCTCGAGCCGCGCGCCTATGGGTGGCTTGTCACCAACGACAAGGCGTGGCTGCTGCAGCAACACCAGAAGACCGAGGCGGCAAAAGGGTGGCGGCGGGCGCTTCTGCCTACAGCCGGCAGCGCAGCAACCATCGCCGAGCAGGTGCGCCAGGCTGGCCGGACGCTGTCGGCGGCTTCTCGGACGGGACGCTGCTCGAAAGCGGGGCTGTGCCGCGCGCTTGGGGTCACGCCTTACTTGCTCGAGCGCTGGCGCTCGGCGTCGCCTCTGATCGCCACCGCCATCAAGCGCGCGCTCGAAGGAGACGCATGA
- a CDS encoding tyrosine-type recombinase/integrase: MTRLVLPAELDGRTGRFRAPRELCLIDAPDDRAAIASWLAVRAPSLQPSSPEASSPGAPARRSHTYEAYRKEAERLLLWCVIERRRALSSLTPEDGAAYLAFLQAPPPAWCGPRNVPRWAVGWRPLEGALSARSVGYAASVLGNLFAFLVTQNYLVGNPFRAVRVPVRIPRGPDPGRGLSHELWAHVAAALDRLPAGLASQRLQVALHLLYGGGLRLAELVAARTDDLEHVTLRQADGTPVTGWLLRTVGKGQKVRLVPVPDAWIDRLGRYLVARGLPGDPRLAAQVPILGVVRGVVAADIGVTGSALHGQLKRFFAGVAQRLDASEPALAARLRQASAHWLRHTCINHSLDGGLPVELVQQNVGHASLDTTTAYVRTEDARRLAAMHKLWQSPPASA; this comes from the coding sequence ATGACGCGGCTGGTGCTGCCTGCTGAGTTGGACGGGCGGACAGGGCGCTTCCGGGCACCGCGCGAACTGTGCTTGATCGACGCGCCGGACGATCGCGCGGCCATCGCGAGCTGGCTCGCGGTCCGGGCGCCGTCGCTGCAACCCAGTTCGCCGGAAGCCAGTTCACCGGGTGCGCCGGCGCGTCGTTCCCATACCTATGAGGCCTACCGCAAGGAGGCGGAGCGGCTCTTGCTCTGGTGCGTGATCGAGCGCCGGCGCGCGTTGTCCTCGCTCACCCCTGAGGATGGCGCGGCCTATCTCGCCTTCCTGCAGGCGCCGCCGCCCGCGTGGTGTGGACCGCGCAATGTGCCCCGTTGGGCCGTTGGATGGCGGCCGCTTGAAGGCGCGCTTTCGGCGCGCAGCGTGGGGTACGCGGCCTCCGTGCTCGGGAACCTGTTTGCCTTCCTCGTCACCCAGAATTACCTGGTGGGCAACCCGTTCCGGGCGGTGCGCGTGCCGGTGCGGATCCCGCGCGGCCCCGATCCCGGCCGAGGCTTAAGCCATGAACTCTGGGCGCACGTGGCCGCCGCGCTCGACCGGCTGCCGGCGGGCCTGGCGAGCCAGCGCCTGCAGGTGGCCCTGCACCTGCTGTATGGCGGCGGGTTGCGCCTGGCCGAGCTGGTCGCGGCGCGCACCGACGATCTGGAGCACGTCACCCTGCGACAGGCCGACGGCACGCCGGTTACCGGCTGGCTCTTGCGCACGGTGGGCAAAGGGCAGAAGGTGCGCCTGGTGCCCGTGCCGGACGCCTGGATCGATCGGCTCGGGCGCTACCTGGTCGCGCGGGGCCTGCCCGGCGATCCGCGCCTGGCCGCGCAGGTGCCGATCCTGGGCGTGGTGCGCGGCGTCGTCGCCGCCGATATCGGGGTGACGGGCAGCGCGCTACACGGCCAACTGAAGCGCTTCTTCGCCGGCGTGGCGCAGCGTCTCGATGCGTCGGAACCGGCGCTGGCGGCCCGGCTGCGCCAGGCCAGTGCGCACTGGCTGCGGCACACCTGTATCAATCACAGCCTCGACGGCGGGCTACCCGTGGAGCTCGTCCAGCAGAATGTGGGCCACGCGTCGCTGGACACCACGACGGCGTATGTGCGGACGGAGGACGCGCGGCGGCTTGCCGCGATGCACAAGCTGTGGCAATCGCCTCCCGCATCCGCGTAA